The genome window GCCATCTCCACTCCCAAGGAATCATCTATCGGGACCTCAAACCCGAGAACATTATGCTCAATAGCCAGGGTGCGTGCCTGCAGCTGTATCTTCTGGGTCGGAACCTGCCCGGGAGGGCTATGGAGCCTTGTCGGGTGGCCCAGTGCCCTGACTAGCCCCCCAACATTCTTCCTCAGGCCACATCAAACTGACGGACTTCGGACTCTGCAAAGAGTCCATTCACGAGGGCGTTGTCACCCACACCTTCTGTGGCACCATTGAGTATATGTAAGAGGCAGCTGGCggggcccagggtttcaaaggaCAGCCAGGAAGGGCCTGACCCAACTGATGGTTCCCCCCGGCTCCCAGGGCCCCCGAGATTCTGGTGCGCAGTGGCCACAACCGGGCGGTGGACTGGTGGAGCCTGGGAACCCTGATGTACGACATGCTCACTGGATCGGCAAGTCCGGCCTCCTCGGGAGGGCACGAGTGGATGTGGGAGGTGGTCCCTCTCCTGGGCCCGGAGGGAGGCCCGCcagactcccctccccctctgcctcctccagccACCCTTCACTGCTGAGAACCGGAAGAAGACCATGGACAAGATCATCAAAGGGAAGCTGGTGCTGCCCCCCTACCTCACCCCGGATGCCCGGGATCTTGTCAGAAAGGTGGGCTTCCTCCTGCCCTTGGTCCAGCCCCCACTGCTTGTCCCAGGCCCTGCACAGGGTCTGGAGTGCCCCTGGGTCGGGGGGAGCCGACCCTGCCTGGGCAGTGTGCCGTCGGGACAGAGGAGCCCTGGCTTTGGGGTCCCAGATGTTGAGCTTGGGGTGTAGCTCTCTGACCCAGAGCAACAGTAGCTGACCCTGACAAGCCCCCGGGCTAAGTCTTAATCTGCAAATCGTTCGTGATGAGCTAGCTGCTCTTCATGTAAAAGGcaaccaggaaaaagaaaaaaaaaagcctgaccaggtggtggcgcagtggatagagtgttggactgggatgcggaaggacccaggttcgagaccccaaggtcaccagcttgagcgtgggctcatctggtttgagcaaagctcaccagcgtggacccaagttgctggctcaagcaaggggttactcggtctgctaaaggcccatggtcaaggcacatatgagaaagcaatcaatgaacaactaaggtgtcgcaatgcgcagtgaaaatctaatgattgccttggctggttggctcagtggtagagtgttggcctggcgtgcaggagtctcgggttcgattcccggccagggcacacaggagaagtgcccgtctgcttcacccctccccctctccttcctctctatctcttcccctcccgcagccaaggctccattggagcaaagtttgcccggcgcgctgaggatggctctgtggcctctgcctcaggcgctagaatgcctctggttgcaacagagcaatgccccagatgggcagagcatcgctccctggtgggtgtgccgggtggatcccagttgggcgcatgtgggagtctgtctgactgcctccctgtttccaacttcagaaaaaaatacaaaaaaaaaaccacccaaaaaactaatgattgatgcttctcatttctctgttcctgtctgtctgtccctgtctatccctctctctgactctctctctgtctgttaaaaaaataaaataaataaataaataaaaggccaccagggccctggctgggtagctcggttggagCGCTGTCCTGATCCGTCAACACTGCAGGtctggtccccagtcagggcccacacgGAACTCGgtgaatgcctaaataagtggaacaacacgtCAGGTTTATCCCTCTTCccgttcctctttctctctgacatCAATGGGTGGAAATAAGCAAAAAGGCGGTCAGGGGCATGGAGGGGGTCAGCCCTCATGCAGGTTTGGAGTTGGATTCCCACTAAAGCCCCCTGGGGTGACGTCTGCAGCCACATGCCTTTGCAAAGGCTCTGTGGAGAAGGGCACATTGGACCAAACCTTGGAAGTCTGGGTATCAGTAGGTGGAGACCACGTTCcagtgccccccccacacacacacacataccctagCCCCCGAGAACATGAGGACACGTAAGTAGTACCTCTGTCTCAGACCCGTATCCTCTGCCCTGTCCTGCAGTTTCTCAAGCGGAATCCCGGCCAACGGATTGGTGGTGGCCCAGGGGACGCTGCTGATGTGCAGGTGGGTTTGGGACAGCCATGAGGGTTTGGGGCTGTAGGGCAGAGAGTTACTGAGGGAGCCAAGAGGGGATGAATTGCTGGCATGTTTGGGGGTGCTCTACCCACAGGGACACCCCTTTTTCCGGCACATTAATTGGGATGACCTCCTGGCTCGCCGCGTGGACCCACCTTTCAGGCCCTCTCTGGTGAGTGGAGGTCCCGTTGGCCCAGTGGCAGGCAGAGGACCCTGTCTTGACCCCCTCTGACCCCCTGAACTCGGTCCACCCACAGCAGTCTGAGGAGGATGTGAGTCAGTTTGACGCCCACTTCACGCGGCAGACACCGGTGGACAGTCCCGATGACACGGCCCTCAGTGAGAGTGCCAATCAGGCCTTCCTGGTGCGGTCTGGGGGGCCTGAGGGTTCTGGGGACGCAGGTGGGGATGGCGGCTAGGGAGCAGGGGACACTGAGCACTGCCCGGCCCCGCCTTCGCCCCTCAGGGCTTCACTTACGTGGCGCCCTCCGTCCTGGACAGCCTCAAGGAGGGCTTCTCCTTCCAGCCCAAGCTGCGCTCCCCCAGGCGCCTCAACAGCAGCCCCCGGACCCCTGTCAGGTACTCGGGGCCCCCTCGCTGGGGCAGGAGGCCGGTTCCAGCCCTCGCCCTGCCCTCTGTCCCGGAGCTGCTGTGTCTAGCTTCAGCTTCCCGTCTACAAGGGACCCGTTGTAGCAGGGCCTGCCTGGATGGGCACTGGATGTCGGCCTGCGCCCCCAGGCGTGTGGGGAGGCTGGCCTCCTTCCCTGGGGCCCGTAGGCACTGACTCTGCCTTGGTTTTCCCCCCCCCGCAGCCCTCTGAAGTTCTCGCCCTTTGAAGGCTTTCGGCCTAGCCCCGGCCCACCGGAGCCGATGGAGCCCCCGCTACCTCCTCTCCTGccaccgctgccgccgccgccactCTCGAGCACTGGCCCCCTCCCCATTCGACCCCCCTCAGGCACCAAGAAGTCCAAGAGGGGCCGTGGGCGCCCTGGGCGCTAGGAGGACGGGTGGGGACGAGGACAGTTGCTGGGGCTCCTCCCTACAGGCCTGCAGGTAGCGGGAGCCCGGGCGACCTGGGGCAGCAGAGTGCAAGAGCATGTCGTGTTGGAGCGGCTGTGCCCGAGTTGTGTGCGTGAGGGGCTGGCTGCAGGCCCTGGCTCTGGTGGAAGGGAGCGGTGCCCTTGCGGAATTAAAGCATCCAATCATGGCGCTGGCCTGCTTCTTCCTTTGGCCATCTGGGGGCAGGACTGGGCAAGGTTGTGCCAGGAGAGCCTCTGCTTAGGGACAGGAGGGTCACTGCAGGACCACAGAACCACAGGGCTGGAGAGGTTTTATTTCAGATGGCTGGGAGTGGGGATGCACAGCCTCAGGGACAGAATGGGGGTGGGTTAAGTGACAGTTTGAGGCTCTCCATGTGGGGTTGGGGGTGACAATGGGGTCCAGGGCAGGCAGTGTCCAGTCATGGCAGCTGGGGAAGCAGAGGCCCAGTGGCAGGGATGTGACCCCAGGCTGGCTCCTACAGTGCAGTGATGTGGGGGGCCTGGCCCCCCGCACTGTCATCCCAGGCCGCGCTACCGGCAAAGGCGTGCAAGTCGCTCAGCAGGGCCTCAGCGCTGCCTGCGGAGCCCTCTGGTCCCCGGGAGCTGAGGCCAAGGGCTCCTTCGGGGTCACCCTCATGTGCTTCCTGCTCGGGCTCCGGGCCCTGCTGTGCACTGAGCTGCTCTCCGCACCGCTGCTCTTCCTGGGCTGTCGCCTCCCCCCGGCCGCCGTCAAAGCTGTCATCTTCCGTGTCCTGCTCATCCTCCTGCTGCCCTGGGTCCTCAGCGGGCGAGTCCTGCTCGCCCTGGGCCCAGAGCCAGCGGCCCGGTGGGCTGGTACGGAGCAGGTGGCGTGTGCGGCCCCACAGCGCGGCGCCCAGGCGGGCCGGGTGGTAGTAGCCTCCGGACTCGCGGCTGAGGCGGCgccaggccagggccaggcctgtggccagcaggaggaggagcagcagcagcaggaccaCAGTGACGGAGCTGGAGCCCATGCCGTCCTTGGTGCCGCCAGAGCACAGGACCCCTGGCAGGGCCAGCAGCGTCCCG of Saccopteryx bilineata isolate mSacBil1 chromosome 1, mSacBil1_pri_phased_curated, whole genome shotgun sequence contains these proteins:
- the RPS6KB2 gene encoding ribosomal protein S6 kinase beta-2 isoform X1 — encoded protein: MAAVFDLDLETEEGSEGEGEPDFSPADVCPLAELRAAGLEPVGHYEEVELTETSVNPGPERIGPHCFELLRVLGKGGYGKVFQVRKVQGTNQGKIYAMKVLRKAKIVRNAKDTAHTRAERNILESVKHPFIVELAYAFQTGGKLYLILECLSGGELFTHLEREGIFLEDTACFYLAEITLALGHLHSQGIIYRDLKPENIMLNSQGHIKLTDFGLCKESIHEGVVTHTFCGTIEYMAPEILVRSGHNRAVDWWSLGTLMYDMLTGSPPFTAENRKKTMDKIIKGKLVLPPYLTPDARDLVRKFLKRNPGQRIGGGPGDAADVQGHPFFRHINWDDLLARRVDPPFRPSLQSEEDVSQFDAHFTRQTPVDSPDDTALSESANQAFLGFTYVAPSVLDSLKEGFSFQPKLRSPRRLNSSPRTPVSPLKFSPFEGFRPSPGPPEPMEPPLPPLLPPLPPPPLSSTGPLPIRPPSGTKKSKRGRGRPGR
- the RPS6KB2 gene encoding ribosomal protein S6 kinase beta-2 isoform X2 — translated: MAAVFDLDLETEEGSEGEGEPDFSPADVCPLAELRAAGLEPVGHYEEVELTETSVNPGPERIGPHCFELLRVLGKGGYGKVFQVRKVQGTNQGKIYAMKVLRKAKIVRNAKDTAHTRAERNILESVKHPFIVELAYAFQTGGKLYLILECLSGGELFTHLEREGIFLEDTACFYLAEITLALGHLHSQGIIYRDLKPENIMLNSQGHIKLTDFGLCKESIHEGVVTHTFCGTIEYMAPEILVRSGHNRAVDWWSLGTLMYDMLTGSPPFTAENRKKTMDKIIKGKLVLPPYLTPDARDLVRKFLKRNPGQRIGGGPGDAADVQGHPFFRHINWDDLLARRVDPPFRPSLQSEEDVSQFDAHFTRQTPVDSPDDTALRLHLRGALRPGQPQGGLLLPAQAALPQAPQQQPPDPCQPSEVLAL
- the RPS6KB2 gene encoding ribosomal protein S6 kinase beta-2 isoform X3; translation: MKVLRKAKIVRNAKDTAHTRAERNILESVKHPFIVELAYAFQTGGKLYLILECLSGGELFTHLEREGIFLEDTACFYLAEITLALGHLHSQGIIYRDLKPENIMLNSQGHIKLTDFGLCKESIHEGVVTHTFCGTIEYMAPEILVRSGHNRAVDWWSLGTLMYDMLTGSPPFTAENRKKTMDKIIKGKLVLPPYLTPDARDLVRKFLKRNPGQRIGGGPGDAADVQGHPFFRHINWDDLLARRVDPPFRPSLQSEEDVSQFDAHFTRQTPVDSPDDTALSESANQAFLGFTYVAPSVLDSLKEGFSFQPKLRSPRRLNSSPRTPVSPLKFSPFEGFRPSPGPPEPMEPPLPPLLPPLPPPPLSSTGPLPIRPPSGTKKSKRGRGRPGR
- the PTPRCAP gene encoding protein tyrosine phosphatase receptor type C-associated protein — encoded protein: MDLSYALGLGTLLALPGVLCSGGTKDGMGSSSVTVVLLLLLLLLLATGLALAWRRLSRESGGYYHPARLGAALWGRTRHLLRTSPPGRWLWAQGEQDSPAEDPGQQEDEQDTEDDSFDGGRGEATAQEEQRCGEQLSAQQGPEPEQEAHEGDPEGALGLSSRGPEGSAGSAEALLSDLHAFAGSAAWDDSAGGQAPHITAL